GTGCCAGTCGGTGACGAGTCGGTCGCAGGCGGCGACGTGCCCGGCGGCCAGGGAGCCGGCGGGTGCCCCGGCGGCCAGGAGCAGTCGGCGCCACACCCGGGAGCGGAGGGCACCGGGCAGCTCGCCCAGGTCCCCGACCGCCACGCCGTCGGGGCCGTGGTCCGGGACCGCGGCGTCGGCGAGCTCGTCGAGGAGGTCGGCGTCCTCGCGCAGGAGGTCCGCGGTGCGGGCGAGCGCCTCGTCGATGCCGGGCCCGAGCGCCCTCTCCAGCTCGGCCAGCGCGGCGCGCGCCCGCACCCGGGTGAAGGCGGCGTCGTCGTTCATCGGGTCGGTCCACGGCACGAGTCCCCACGCCGAGCAGGCATCGTGCGTGGTCTGCCGCGGCAGGTGGAGGAGCGGTCGGGCGAAGGGGGTGCCCTCCCGGACGGTGAGCACCGGCATCCCGGAGAGGGACCGGGCCCCGGAGCCGCGGGTGAGCCCGAGGAGGACCTGCTCGGCCTGGTCGTCCCGGGTGTGCCCGAGCAGGACCACAAAGGCCGGGTGGGCAACGTCCTTCGAGGTGCCCATCGCCGCTGCCGTCTCGGCGAGTGCGGTGTAGCGGGCGTCGCGCGCTGCCGCCTCGAGCCCCTCCCCCGTCGCGACGACCTCGACGGGGACGACCGCCACCGGGGCGAGACCGACGTCCGCGCACTGCTGGGCGGCGAGCAGGGCGACGTCCGTCGACTCCTCCTGCAGGCCGTGGTCGACGACGATCGCGCCGGCGGTGATCTCGTGGTTGGCCGCCTCGGCCGCCAGTGCGGCCGCGAGCGCGAGGGAGTCCCCGCCACCGCTGACCGCGGCGAGCGCCAGCGAGCCGGCAGGCAGGCCCTCGAGGGCGGCACGGACCCCCCTTCGGCAGTCTGCCTGTGCCGGGTGACCGGCTCCCATCAGCCGTGCACCCGCCGCACCCACGCGGCCGGGTCGGTGATCTCGAGCGGGGTGGGCAGGGTCTCCGGTGAGGTCCACACGGCGTTGAAGCCGTCGACGCCGACGCTCTCCTGGACGGTGCGCACGAAGACGGCACCGTCGCGGTACTGGCGCATCTTCGCCTCGAGACCGAGGAGCCGGCGCAGGAGACGGTCGACGGCACCGGCCCCCTTCCGCCGCTCGGTGAAGCGGCGCCGGATCGAGCGGACGGTGGGGACGTACGCGGGGCCCACGTCGTCCATGACGACGTCGGCGTGCCCCTCGAGGAGGGACATGACCGCGGTGACCTTGGCCATCTGCTCCCGCTGCTCCGGCGTGATGACGAGCTCGGCGAGGCCCTGGCTCTCGCCGCTGAAGACCTTGGGCAGCTGGGTGGCGATCTGCTCGACCCGATCACGCAGGTCGGAGGTGTCGGGCACGAGGTCCACGGCGAGGGTGCGGGCGGAGTCGATGACGTGGTCGCGCAGCCACGGCACGGCGGTGAACTGCACGCGGTGGGTCTCCTCGTGCAGGCACACCCACAGGCGGAAGTCGCGCGGGACGGCCTTGATCTCGCGCTCGGTGTGCACGATGTTCGGCGCGACGAGGAGCAGCGCCGGGGTGCCGCCGGGGGCGATGTCGTACTGGCCGAGGACCTTGGTGGACAGGAAGGCGAGCATCCCGCCGGCCTCGGTGCCGGTGATCTTGCTGCCGATGGCCTGGGCCAGGCCCGAGGGCTCCTTGTCCCGGCGCTTGGCGACCGCCTCGAGCGCCGGGTCGAGCATCGCGGCCATCGAGTCGGCGTTGACGTCGATCCAGGTGGGGCGGTCGATGACCAGGGGTGGCGGCGCGTCGCCGGGCGCGCTCAGGCGGGCGGTGGCCGCGACGGGATCGACGGCGAAGGCCGCCAGCTCGCGGATCTCCTCGACGATCCGGGTGGCCTCCTCGGGCGACACGTCGGGTCCGGGGGGCACGAGGCGGGCCCCGGCGCTCTTGGCGAATGTCCAGTCGACGTAGTTCGGCACGCACCCACCATACGAAGTGCGGCGTCCCACCACCGTCACCATACGAAGTGCGGCGTCCCACCACCGTCAGCGGCAGCCGCAGTCCGTGATGTCGGCGACCATCCGGTCGAGCACGGCGCGGGCCCCGAGGGTGCCGGTGGTCGAGGGCACCCGGTCGGCGAGCAGCACGTAGGTGAGCAGTCGACCGTCGGCGGTCGTGGTCGTCCCCGCGAGCGCCGAGGTGCCCGTCAGGGTGCCCGTCTTGGCCCGGGCGAGGCCGGCGGCGCTGCGGGTGTCGTCGGTGTCGAAGCGCTCGTGCAGCGTGCCGGTCAGCCCGGCGACGGGCAGCTCGGCCAGGATCGAGGTCATCTCCTGCGCCGAGCCGGTGATGCCCAGCTGCATGACGTCGGAGATCACCCGCGCCGGCACCTTCTGTCCCGAGCTGAGCCCGCTGCTGTCCTTGAGCGTGACGCCGGTGAGGTCGATGCCGGCGTCCGCCAGGGTCTGCTCGACCCAGCCGGAGACCTCCGCGGTCGAGGTGCCGACACCGTGCGCGGCGGCGACCTGGCGGGCGACGTTCTCCGTCAGTGCGTTGTCGCTGTCGTCGAGGGCCAGGGCGAGCACGTCCCCGAGCGGGGCCGAGTCCACGGCACCGAGCACCTCTGCGTCCTCCGGGGCGGGGGTCTGCCACTGCTTCGTCGAGGTGTCCGCCTCGACGGCGACCCCCACGGCCCGCAGCTCCTTGGCGAAGGCCTTGAGCACGCTGCGCTCGGGGACCTTGGGCGACGGCTCGAAGGGCTTGGGCCGCTCTCCCGCGAGACCGATCATCGTCACGCCCTGGGTGTAGCCGGCCGCGACGTCGGCCATCTCCCAGGTCGGCGGGTACCGCTCGCCGTGGGCGTAGGTCATGTCGAGGCGAAGGGAGTAGCTCCCCTCCCCCTTCGCCGGGACCGAGGCGGCCACCTGGCGGGCGAGGTCCGCCAGACCGGCCCGGCCCTCGACGGCCGTCGGGTCGCCCTCGCCACGGGCGAGCATCGTGTCACCGGACGCGACGAGGACCAGCTCGTCCGGCCGGTCGCCGGCGACGACCCGCGTCGTCATGACCCGGCTGAGATCGGCGGTCTGCGCCACCGCGGCGGCGGTGAGCAGCTTCGCGGTCGAGGCGGGGGTGATCGGTCGGTCGCCGCCGTGGGAGTAGAGGGTCTCGCCGGTGAGGGCGTCGCGCACCACCACGCCGACGCGCTTGCCCAGGGCCTTGGCCGTCGCGTCCTCCTCGAGGGCCGCGGTCAGCCCGGCCGTCGTCGGGACCGGCACCTCGGTCGACGCGGCGGGCAGGACGGGCGCGGTGTCGGGGGCCTCCGGAGCCTTCCGGGTGACCTCCTCGTCGATCGTGAGCACGCCCGGGACGCGGTCGTACGCGTCCGCGGTGCCGTACCCGATCAGCAGTGCTGCGACGGAGGTCACGGCGATGAGTGTGCGGCGCACCCGCTGCCCCCTGCGTGGATTGGTCGACGGTGGTGGAACACTGGCACCGAGACTAGATCACGGTCATCACATCACCGTCACCGAACAAAGGGGCACCTAGTGGAGTTCGACGTCACCATCGAGATCCCCAAGGGTCAGAAGAACAAGTACGAGGTCGACCACGAGACCGGCCGGATCCGTCTGGACCGGATGCTCTTCACCTCCATGGCCTACCCGAGCGACTACGGCTACGTCGAGGACACGCTCGGTGAGGACTCGGACCCGCTGGACGCGCTGGTCCTGCTCGACGAGCCCACCTGGCCGGGTTGTCTCGTGCGGGCGCGGCCGATCGGCATGTTCCACATGCGCGACGAGGCCGGTGGCGACGACAAGGTCCTGTGCGTCCCCGCGGGCGACCCGCGCAAGGAGGGCATCAAGGAGCTGGAGGACATCAGCGAGTTCGACCGCCTCGAGATCCAGCACTTCTTCGAGACCTACAAGGACCTCGAGCCGGGCAAGTCCGTCGAGGGCGCCTACTGGGTCGGCCGCGAGGAGGCGGAGCAGTGCGTGCGCGAGGCGCTCGAGCGCGCGAAGGCCAACGGCATCAGCACCGCCCGCTGGACCATGCCCACCTCGGCACACATCCCCGAGCCGGAGGACGTCACCCACTCCGAAGCGGACATCAAGGCTGCAGCGGCCCGTGCCCGGGACCAGCTGGCCACCGAGGAGAAGCCGCTCAGCGACGGCGAGTGAGCTCCCGCGCCAACCCGTGGCGGCACTGCCGCATCATCCACGCGTGATTGGCCCGCAGCAGCCACGGCACGAGGGTCGCCATCCGCTCCAGGCGGGTGGCGACCCTCACGCTTTGCCCGAAGTGGAGCACGCTGCCCTGCGGCACGGTCGCGATGTGCCACTGGGCGTGGCCGACGAGGTCCCCTGCGAGGAGCACCCGCAGCACGCCCGCTTCCCGGTCCTCGACCACGCGGGTCATGCGCAGGCGCAGCGTGACCGGGAGGAGGCTGCGCACGACGGCGACGCCGGAGTCGTCGTCGATGCGGTCGACCGAGCGCACCTGCGGCCACCACGTCGGGTAGCGATCGATGTCCGCCAGCACCGCGACCACGTCGGGCGGCTCGGCGTCCACGAACCAGACACTGCTGAAGTCGAAGGTCTGCGCGGCCACGCCCCCATCCAACTCCACCCACCGGGTGCTGTCCCCCGGCACCACCGCCGGTCGAGGTGCGAGGCCGTCCACGGCCGAGCCTCGAGACCCCGCCCCGCCCCTGCCCGGGATACCGTGCGACACGTGCGCTACTTCTCCCGTGACGGACTGACCTTCGACGTCGACGACAGCGGCCCCCAGGAGGGGGAGGTCGTCGTCCTCCTCCACGGCTGGCCGCAGGACCGCACCGCGTGGGACAAGGTGACGCCCCGGCTCGTCGACGCCGGCCTGCGGGTGCTCGCCCCGGACCTGCGCGGCTACTCCCCCGGCGCCCGCCCGCCGCACCACCTCGACTACGAGATCTCCGAGCTCGTCGGCGACGTCATCGCCCTGCTCGACGCCGCCGGCGCCTCGCAGGCCCACATCGTCGGTCACGACTGGGGCGGCGCCCTCGCGTGGGCCGTGGCCGCCCGCCACCCCGACCGCGTGCAGACCTTGACCGTGCTGTCGACCCCGAGCCCGTCCGGGATGGCCCACGGGTTCCGACAGGGCGAGCAGCTCAAGGCCAGCTGGTACATGGCCTTCTTCGCCCTGCCGGTCCTGCCGGTGCTGTTCTTCCGGTTCTTCGCCCAGCAGGTCATGGAGAGGATAGGGATGCCCCGCGAGCGCGCCGCGTACGACGCGAAGCGGTTGAAGGACGCGAGCTCGGCCCAAGGCTCCCTCAACTGGTACCGCGCCGGCCTGTCGCCGACCCTTGTATGGCGCAGGCGGTCCCGGCCCGGCACCCCTCGTCGCAGCAAGCATCGCGAGATGCTCCCGACCGCTTTTGTCTGGGGCGCGAAGGACCCGGCCTTCGCGAAGGCGTCGACCCGGCACACCGTCAACAAGCTGCGCGAGCGCGCCGGGGAGCAGATCGACCTCGTGCACACCCTCGAGCTCGACACCGGTCACTGGCTCATGGAGACCCACCCGGAGACGATCGCCGAGGTCGTCCTCGACCGGATCGGTGGGCAGGGTCGGAGCGAGCAGCAGGCGGGTTGAGCGAAGGGGGGCGGGCCGAGGAGCGCCACTTCGCGCGCCCATGGGGCGTCAGTCGTGCGAGGCCGCCTCGAGCACCGCTGACCAGCTGCCGAATGTGTTGCGGACGGTGTTCGCCGACGGCGCGTCCTGCTGCTCCCGCAGCCACTGACCGAAGCGTCCATAGGACGGCTTCTCGTCCTCAGCGAGGTAGCGCCGGACCCAGTTCAGCAGGTCGGCCTCGCTCCACTTGCGGCGATAGGAGGTCCGCGAGGCCTTGTTCGCCGGGACTCCCGCGGTAGCGCACGCCTCCCGCCACGAACCCTCCCGCTGGATGATGCGCGCGGAGGTCAGTGCGTCGGCACCGCGGTGCCTGTCGTAGAACGCCACCGAGAGCGGGGTGCCACCGGGCAACGCAGCCACCCGCCGCATCTCGTTGGTCGACTCGTCACGCATGCTGCATGTTCTCATCGATCCGGACATCGACCGTCAGAGCGCGGTGTAGCCCCCGTCGACGAGGTAGCCCGCTCCGGTGCAGAAGGACGCCTCGTCCGAGAGGAGAAAGGCGACCACCGCCGCGACTTCCTCCGGAGTGCCGAAGCGCTTCATCGCGTGCTTGTCCTCGAGGAAGGCCTTGGCGTCCTCGGGCATCTCGGTCAGGGGCGTGGCGATGACGCCCGGCTGGACCGCGTTCACCCGGATCCCTTCCGTGCCGTACTCGACGGCGGCAGCCTTCGTCATACCGAGCACCCCGTGCTTGGCGGTCGTGTACGCCGACCCCGGCGCGTAGGTGGCCACGTTGCCGTGGACCGAGGCCATGTTGACGATGGCGCCCTTGCCCTCCGCGGTGTCCTTCATCGCCGGGATCTGGTACTTCATCCCGTAGGCGATGCCGTCCATGTTGATGGCGATGACCCTGCGCCACACGTCGAGGTCGAGCTCTCCCATGGGACCGGGTGAGGCACCGATGCCGGCGTTGTTGACCGCTCCGTCCAGGCGACCCCAGGTGTCGAGCGCGAGATGCACGGCAGCCTCGTTGTCCGCGGGGCTGGAGGCATCGAGGTGCATCGTCACCGCCTCGCCGCCGGCCCCTTCGACGAGGCGGGCCGTCTCGGCCGCGCCCTCGTCGTTGATGTCGGCGACGAGGACCCTGCCGCCCTCCTGCCCCAGACGCACGGCGACAGCCCGGCCGAGGCCAGAGCCCCCACCCGTGACGATGACGACCTTGCCGGTGAATCGTTCCATGGCTGCGATCCTTCGCGATCGGTGGACGTGTTCCTCCACCATGGCACTGCGGGACCTGCAGGGAGCCGACAGCGTGCTCAGCGGAACTTCTGCGAGAGGAGCACCTCAGGACGGGGTCACCCTGGACTTGACCCAGGAGCTCCCCGAAACAACCAATGCCAAGGGCCCGGTGCTGGCGTGATCACTGGGGTGGGCCGGTGAGCGCGTCGGCAGCATGACCGTCACGATCGCGCACGGTCAGCCTCAACGCCACGTGCGGACCGAAGAGTTCCCTTGCTGCGCGCGGTAGCGCGATCCGTTTGACCCATCGACGTGGTGACGCGTCCTCGTCCTCCAGCGGGGGGCCCGTGGGCACGTAGTCACGCAGGGGCACCGGCAACTCGGAGACCCAGGCAGCCCACGCTGCCAATCCGCCGTCCGTGGCGCCGATGTCGACAGCGAGCCAGTCGTCGAAATCCGCGGTCTGCTCCACGTGGTCCCGGAAGTCGAAGATGCCGTCCCGTTGACGCAGTGAGATGAGCCTGAGGTGCAGGGTGTACCGGGCGTGCTCGGCCTCCTCGGGCCGCAGGGTCGGATCGGCGATGAGGAAGGTCGTGACCAGCGGTTGCGGCCGGTCCGATTCGTCCGCCGGCACGTCCAGGATCACGGGGCAGTGGTGCGCTGCAGTCTGCTGGTGCATCAGGATCGGCAGACCGCGCACGGCGAGTTCCACCTCCGCCTGCCAGATGATCTCGCCGCGGTCCGCTGCCTGCTGCCTCGGGGGCTGGAGCCCGACGAGGTCCGCGGTGACCTCCAGGTCGCCGAGGAGGAAGCGGCGCATGTTCTGGTAACCCTCTTCCGAGTTCACGATGCCGTAGCGCCCGGAGTGGCTGCGGTGCACGAACGCGAACTTGGCGTCCGGAACGTACGCGTTCTCGATCTGGACCAGCCCATCGCTCTTCACTCCGACGGCTGCGGAGGAGAGGCCGCGGGCCACGTCGTAGTCGTCGGGGTTGGTGCCGATCAAGGCAACTACCCGGTCTGGCGCGAACGCCTCCTCCGGGATCTTCCTGGGGTCCCAGTTCGCCCTGAGGTCTCCGACACCGGCCGGGTTGAGGTACTCCCACATCCGTTGCGGTCCGAAGATGTCGGCCCCTTGGATACCGAAGTGGTCCCTGACCTTCTCGAAGAGACCGAATCCGATGTCGAAGTCGATGCCCCCGTGAGGAGTCGCGTAGGTGAAGAGTCTGTCGACGTACTGCTCGGCGTGCGCGCCCCGGTCGGGGATGACCTTCTGCATCATGCTGCGGCAGACCAGACCGCCCATGGAGTGCGCCACCAGATAAACCCTCGGAGCCCCGGTCTTGGCGCGCACCAGCGTCACCAGGTCAAGGAGATCTTCGGCGGCGCGCTCGAGACGGTACTCCTGCGGCGTCCGCCCCCAGGTGGAGGCGGCGTCGTCGTAGAAGCGGTGGATCCAGATGGTCGCCTCGGGAACCTCGCCGTCCGGCTGTCTACCCAGCCACGCCAGCTGGCTGCCGTGGACCTTCAGGTCGTAGTCGTGGTCCAGCATCAGGCGCAGCAGCGGGCTCTCGAACTGGTAGAAGCTGGGATCCCCACCTGCTCCCACCCTGACGTGGGTGGAACCCACGTTGAAGCCGTAGAACGGGTCCTCGACGAGCGCATCGATACCCGACTGCCCGCCTCCGAAGCCGCGAACGTAGATGATCGGCAACTTGCGTGCCATCACGGTCCTCCCCCCACCGGTGCGGCGCGGCTCCCCCTCACCCGAGCCACCG
Above is a window of Janibacter cremeus DNA encoding:
- the tilS gene encoding tRNA lysidine(34) synthetase TilS, yielding MGAGHPAQADCRRGVRAALEGLPAGSLALAAVSGGGDSLALAAALAAEAANHEITAGAIVVDHGLQEESTDVALLAAQQCADVGLAPVAVVPVEVVATGEGLEAAARDARYTALAETAAAMGTSKDVAHPAFVVLLGHTRDDQAEQVLLGLTRGSGARSLSGMPVLTVREGTPFARPLLHLPRQTTHDACSAWGLVPWTDPMNDDAAFTRVRARAALAELERALGPGIDEALARTADLLREDADLLDELADAAVPDHGPDGVAVGDLGELPGALRSRVWRRLLLAAGAPAGSLAAGHVAACDRLVTDWHGQGPLHLPGDLRVSRADGRVHITPAVGGQ
- a CDS encoding zinc-dependent metalloprotease → MPNYVDWTFAKSAGARLVPPGPDVSPEEATRIVEEIRELAAFAVDPVAATARLSAPGDAPPPLVIDRPTWIDVNADSMAAMLDPALEAVAKRRDKEPSGLAQAIGSKITGTEAGGMLAFLSTKVLGQYDIAPGGTPALLLVAPNIVHTEREIKAVPRDFRLWVCLHEETHRVQFTAVPWLRDHVIDSARTLAVDLVPDTSDLRDRVEQIATQLPKVFSGESQGLAELVITPEQREQMAKVTAVMSLLEGHADVVMDDVGPAYVPTVRSIRRRFTERRKGAGAVDRLLRRLLGLEAKMRQYRDGAVFVRTVQESVGVDGFNAVWTSPETLPTPLEITDPAAWVRRVHG
- the dacB gene encoding D-alanyl-D-alanine carboxypeptidase/D-alanyl-D-alanine endopeptidase, which translates into the protein MTSVAALLIGYGTADAYDRVPGVLTIDEEVTRKAPEAPDTAPVLPAASTEVPVPTTAGLTAALEEDATAKALGKRVGVVVRDALTGETLYSHGGDRPITPASTAKLLTAAAVAQTADLSRVMTTRVVAGDRPDELVLVASGDTMLARGEGDPTAVEGRAGLADLARQVAASVPAKGEGSYSLRLDMTYAHGERYPPTWEMADVAAGYTQGVTMIGLAGERPKPFEPSPKVPERSVLKAFAKELRAVGVAVEADTSTKQWQTPAPEDAEVLGAVDSAPLGDVLALALDDSDNALTENVARQVAAAHGVGTSTAEVSGWVEQTLADAGIDLTGVTLKDSSGLSSGQKVPARVISDVMQLGITGSAQEMTSILAELPVAGLTGTLHERFDTDDTRSAAGLARAKTGTLTGTSALAGTTTTADGRLLTYVLLADRVPSTTGTLGARAVLDRMVADITDCGCR
- a CDS encoding inorganic diphosphatase — protein: MEFDVTIEIPKGQKNKYEVDHETGRIRLDRMLFTSMAYPSDYGYVEDTLGEDSDPLDALVLLDEPTWPGCLVRARPIGMFHMRDEAGGDDKVLCVPAGDPRKEGIKELEDISEFDRLEIQHFFETYKDLEPGKSVEGAYWVGREEAEQCVREALERAKANGISTARWTMPTSAHIPEPEDVTHSEADIKAAAARARDQLATEEKPLSDGE
- a CDS encoding SRPBCC family protein, whose translation is MAAQTFDFSSVWFVDAEPPDVVAVLADIDRYPTWWPQVRSVDRIDDDSGVAVVRSLLPVTLRLRMTRVVEDREAGVLRVLLAGDLVGHAQWHIATVPQGSVLHFGQSVRVATRLERMATLVPWLLRANHAWMMRQCRHGLARELTRRR
- a CDS encoding alpha/beta fold hydrolase, producing the protein MRYFSRDGLTFDVDDSGPQEGEVVVLLHGWPQDRTAWDKVTPRLVDAGLRVLAPDLRGYSPGARPPHHLDYEISELVGDVIALLDAAGASQAHIVGHDWGGALAWAVAARHPDRVQTLTVLSTPSPSGMAHGFRQGEQLKASWYMAFFALPVLPVLFFRFFAQQVMERIGMPRERAAYDAKRLKDASSAQGSLNWYRAGLSPTLVWRRRSRPGTPRRSKHREMLPTAFVWGAKDPAFAKASTRHTVNKLRERAGEQIDLVHTLELDTGHWLMETHPETIAEVVLDRIGGQGRSEQQAG
- a CDS encoding SDR family NAD(P)-dependent oxidoreductase; translated protein: MERFTGKVVIVTGGGSGLGRAVAVRLGQEGGRVLVADINDEGAAETARLVEGAGGEAVTMHLDASSPADNEAAVHLALDTWGRLDGAVNNAGIGASPGPMGELDLDVWRRVIAINMDGIAYGMKYQIPAMKDTAEGKGAIVNMASVHGNVATYAPGSAYTTAKHGVLGMTKAAAVEYGTEGIRVNAVQPGVIATPLTEMPEDAKAFLEDKHAMKRFGTPEEVAAVVAFLLSDEASFCTGAGYLVDGGYTAL
- a CDS encoding esterase/lipase family protein, whose translation is MARKLPIIYVRGFGGGQSGIDALVEDPFYGFNVGSTHVRVGAGGDPSFYQFESPLLRLMLDHDYDLKVHGSQLAWLGRQPDGEVPEATIWIHRFYDDAASTWGRTPQEYRLERAAEDLLDLVTLVRAKTGAPRVYLVAHSMGGLVCRSMMQKVIPDRGAHAEQYVDRLFTYATPHGGIDFDIGFGLFEKVRDHFGIQGADIFGPQRMWEYLNPAGVGDLRANWDPRKIPEEAFAPDRVVALIGTNPDDYDVARGLSSAAVGVKSDGLVQIENAYVPDAKFAFVHRSHSGRYGIVNSEEGYQNMRRFLLGDLEVTADLVGLQPPRQQAADRGEIIWQAEVELAVRGLPILMHQQTAAHHCPVILDVPADESDRPQPLVTTFLIADPTLRPEEAEHARYTLHLRLISLRQRDGIFDFRDHVEQTADFDDWLAVDIGATDGGLAAWAAWVSELPVPLRDYVPTGPPLEDEDASPRRWVKRIALPRAARELFGPHVALRLTVRDRDGHAADALTGPPQ